One genomic segment of Hydra vulgaris chromosome 14, alternate assembly HydraT2T_AEP includes these proteins:
- the LOC136090590 gene encoding E3 SUMO-protein ligase ZBED1-like, translated as MERRFNDFSNDSWLQISSALDSRFKNLSFIASNERSNVWQRLSKLLESVPDLRPVSIEQEPKEASAKNLKMVFNLPDLDEVDSPSEDEVSRYRKEPCAKMDSDPLQWWKLHQGSYPRLATIAKKYLSVPATTVPCERLFSTDGFIADKHRSSLLPDSLNMLLCLKDWL; from the exons atGGAGCGCAGATTTAATGATTTTTCGAATGATAGTTGGTTGCAAATCTCGTCAGCATTAgattcaagatttaaaaatttatcgttTATAGCTTCAAATGAAAGATCAAATGTCTGGCAGAGATTATCGAAGCTTCTTGAATCTGTTCCAGATCTCAGACCAGTATCAATAGAACAAGAACCAAAAGAG GCATCagcaaaaaatcttaaaatggtATTCAATCTACCAGATCTGGATGAAGTTGATTCCCCAAGTGAAGATGAAGTGAGTCGATATCGAAAAGAACCCTGCGCCAAAATGGATTCAGATCCTCTTCAGTGGTGGAAGCTACATCAAGGTTCATATCCTCGATTAGCAACAATTGCAAAGAAATATTTGTCAGTTCCAGCGACTACAGTTCCATGCGAAAGACTGTTTTCAACCGATGGATTCATTGCAGACAAGCACAGATCATCTCTGCTGCCAGATTCATTGAACatgttattatgtttaaaagactggctttaa